The genomic DNA AGGCGCATTTAACATCAGAGATGCTTTTGCCCTCAGCTGCCATATTAGCGTTAAAAGTACTAACATCTACATTAGAGGCGTCATATTTTCCTAAACCTCTTTTAGGGTCGTAGGCGCCATCTGTAGTGGCGGTATTTTCAGTGCTCTCGGTGGCTTCTGTTGTGGTTTCAGAAGAAGTGGTGTCTTCTGTTTTTTTATCACCACCGCAAGAGATCATCATTGCTGTGAAAGCAAAAATTGCGAATAATTTTAAGTGTTTCATTTTTGTTCAATTTTATTTTGATACAAAATTAGAAAGATAGAAACCCAAAGGTTTATGACTGCAATCATAAACGGTATAGAATGTTTTTCCGAACTTTGCTATCACGAAAAATAAATAAAATTTAAGATGAAAAAAATAATGCTTGCAAGCTGTTTAGGGTTGAGCCTAATCGCTTGTTCCGAGAAAAAAGGAGAACCTGCACAAGAGGCAGAAACCAATGTGATGTTAGAAGAGCCCAAAGCCACCGCTCAGAATGATGAGGCGGCAAGTGGTAAAGATGAGGGACTTAAACTGATAGAAGGCGCCGACTGTTTGGGTTGCCATAAGACAGACACGAAACTTGTGGGACCGTCTTATGAAGAGGTTGCCAATAAATACACTGAGGCAGATGTGGATATGTTGGCAGACAAAATCATCAATGGTGGACAAGGCAACTGGGGCGAGGTGCCAATGAGTCCACACGCTGGATTGAGCAAAGAGAACGCAAAGAAAATGGTGGAATACATCTTATCTTTGAAGAAAAAGTAGAGACCAATATATGATGAATTAAATTATAAACCGAAGGCGCGGCATCTGAGATGTGGCGCTTTTTTTCGTTCTGAAAAAAAAGAAACTGACATTTTGGCATAAAAATAAATGTGGCATATTCTTGGTGAATTTGCAAGCGTAAAACATTAAAAATAATATTAACAAATAAAAATAAATTATAACAGATATGAGTAAAATTATTGGAATAGACCTTGGAACCACCAACTCTTGTGTGGCTGTGATGGAAGGGAAAGACCCTGTAGTAATCCCTAACGCAGAAGGTAAAAGAACAACGCCATCTATCGTAGCATTTACAGAAGATGGTGAAAGAAAAGTAGGTGACCCTGCGAAAAGACAAGCGGTTACCAACCCTAAAAATACAGTATATTCTATCAAAAGATTTATAGGAACTCACTTTAAAAACGACGCTGCCGAGGTAGCCAGAGTGCCTTATCAAGTGGTAGAAGGACCTAACGATTCTGTAAAGGTAAAAATTAACGATAGAGAATATACCCCGCAAGAAATCTCCGCAATGATTCTTCAAAAAATGAAGAAAACAGCAGAAGATTACCTCGGGCAAGAAGTAACAAGAGCGGTAATTACCGTGCCAGCTTACTTTAACGATGAACAAAGACAAGCCACCAAAGATGCTGGAGAGATTGCAGGTCTTAAAGTGGAAAGAATCATCAATGAGCCTACCGCTGCAGCTTTGGCTTACGGTTTAGATAAATCTCACAAAGACCAAAAAATTGCAGTTTATGACTTAGGTGGTGGTACTTTTGACATCTCAATCTTAGAGTTAGGAGATGGCGTATTTGAAGTATTATCAACCAACGGAGATACCCACTTAGGGGGTGATGATTTTGATGATGTGATCATCGATTGGTTGGCTTCTGAATTTAAAA from Riemerella columbina includes the following:
- a CDS encoding c-type cytochrome; translation: MKHLKLFAIFAFTAMMISCGGDKKTEDTTSSETTTEATESTENTATTDGAYDPKRGLGKYDASNVDVSTFNANMAAEGKSISDVKCASCHKTTTEKLVGPGWKGVTERHTPYWIMNFITNPDPMIDQDPEVQKQLEICLVRMPNQGLDEKEARSILEYMREIDGVK
- a CDS encoding c-type cytochrome yields the protein MKKIMLASCLGLSLIACSEKKGEPAQEAETNVMLEEPKATAQNDEAASGKDEGLKLIEGADCLGCHKTDTKLVGPSYEEVANKYTEADVDMLADKIINGGQGNWGEVPMSPHAGLSKENAKKMVEYILSLKKK